From Chiroxiphia lanceolata isolate bChiLan1 chromosome 11, bChiLan1.pri, whole genome shotgun sequence, the proteins below share one genomic window:
- the HYAL1 gene encoding hyaluronidase-1, which produces MALAWSCWVLLLLLPALAHTGGPGPVLVNRPFITIWNIPTERCAEKYNVTLNLEVFDVLANDQQSFTGQNITLFYSDKMGLLPYYTSEGVPVNGGLPQNASLEAHLQQATQDVKVTLPSPAYSGLAVIDWEKWRPLWIRNWDSMKIYREKSEELVQQQHPQWPPEEVAEVAKQQFEESARNFMSETLWLGKSLRSNAYWGFYGFPNCYNNHFDSLPYNGTCPEVEQQRNRNLSWFWKSSRALYPSIYLPLSLNGTNKVLPYVRHRVAEAFNVQRGVLDSGIPVLPYSQIAFELTVDFLSQEDLMNTIGESAAQGAAGIILWGSLNYSASKEMCLRLKDYVEGPLGHYIVNVTASADLCSQSLCSGHGRCVRQENKQGFLHLDPFRFTIDLHAAKPWLLAQSLESGNDVSQLEKEFSCQCYNEWQGPRCDTQGFSN; this is translated from the exons ATGGCATTGGCGTGGTCCTGCTGggtcctcctgctgctcctgcctgccctggcccaCACTGGGGGGCCTGGCCCTGTCCTTGTCAACCGCCCCTTCATCACCATCTGGAACATCCCCACGGAGCGCTGTGCTGAGAAGTACAATGTCACCCTCAACCTGGAGGTCTTTGATGTGCTGGCCAATGACCAGCAGTCCTTCACCGGGCAGAACATCACCCTCTTCTACAGCGACAAGATGGGTCTCCTCCCCTACTACACATCTGAGGGGGTGCCAGTGAATGGGGGGCTCCCCCAAAATGCCAGCCTGGAGGCTCACCTCCAGCAGGCCACCCAGGACGTcaaggtgaccctgcccagccctgcctaCAGTGGGCTGGCTGTCATTGACTGGGAGAAGTGGCGCCCGCTGTGGATCCGCAACTGGGATTCCATGAAGATCTACCGGGAGAAGTCGGAGgagctggtgcagcagcagcacccacagtgGCCCCCTGAGGAGGTGGCGGAGGTGGCCAAGCAGCAGTTTGAGGAGAGCGCCCGCAATTTCATGAGTGAGACCCTGTGGCTGGGCAAGAGCCTGCGTTCCAACGCCTACTGGGGTTTCTATGGTTTCCCCAACTGCTACAACAACCACTTTGACAGCCTGCCCTACAATGGGACATGCCCAGAggtggagcagcagaggaacagGAATCTGTCCTGGTTCTGGAAGAGCAGCCGGGCACTCTACCCCAGTATCTACCTGCCCCTCTCCCTCAATGGCACCAACAAGGTGCTCCCCTACGTCCGGCACCGTGTGGCTGAAGCTTTCAATGTCCAGCGTGGCGTCCTTGACAGCGGCATCCCCGTCCTGCCCTACTCTCAGATTGCCTTCGAGCTCACTGTTGACTTCCTTTCCCAG GAGGACCTGATGAACACCATCGGGGAGAGTGCAGCTCAGGGTGCTGCTGGCATCATCCTCTGGGGCAGCCTCAACTACAGCGCCTCCAAG GAGATGTGCCTGAGACTGAAGGACTACGTGGAGGGACCTCTGGGCCACTACATCGTCAACGTGACGGCCAGTGCCGATCTGTGCAGCCAGAGCCTGTGCTCCGGCCACGGGCGCTGTGTGCGCCAGGAGAACAAGCAGGGCTTCCTCCACCTTGACCCCTTCCGCTTCACCATCGATCTGCACGCTGCCAAGCCCTGGCTGCTGGCTCAGAGCCTGGAGTCTGGTAATGATGTctcccagctggaaaaggagTTCAGCTGCCAGTGCTACAACGAGTGGCAGGGACCGCGCTGTGACACCCAGGGCTTCTCCAACTGA